In one window of Virgibacillus proomii DNA:
- a CDS encoding DUF2929 family protein — protein sequence MRYIVTIIWSCLIGGVVSYVLSSMGSEPFSLEGTVALTAVFFIAIAVLGDGILKNDNSHS from the coding sequence ATGCGATACATTGTTACGATCATATGGTCATGTTTAATTGGTGGTGTCGTATCCTATGTACTGTCGAGTATGGGTAGTGAACCGTTTAGTCTTGAAGGTACTGTTGCTTTAACTGCTGTGTTTTTTATCGCGATTGCTGTTTTAGGTGACGGTATTTTAAAAAATGATAACTCACACAGTTAA
- a CDS encoding undecaprenyl-diphosphate phosphatase: MENLTELGILLKYLILGLFQGFTEPIPISSSGHLVMLRHIFNLQDQLAGLSFEILVNTGSLIAVLIVFRKDLIRLTQNGLRYILQKDRDAEATADFQFIIFLIIATIPTGVLGFLLEDYISEKLSQPVIVGYTLLITGAALWVIRNIHGKKNDGDLTVKDALIVGAAQAVSLIPGISRSGATIVAAMLVGMKRETAFRFSFLLYIPVSLGVSILGFSDIISDDKFNTLMIPYVIAFLAAIIASYFALKWFANIMAKGNLKYFSIYCFIVGILAIIFL, encoded by the coding sequence ATGGAGAACTTAACAGAACTTGGTATTTTATTAAAATATTTGATATTAGGTTTATTTCAAGGGTTTACAGAACCAATTCCTATCTCGTCAAGTGGCCACTTAGTCATGCTAAGACATATTTTTAATCTTCAAGATCAGTTAGCAGGACTATCTTTTGAAATTCTTGTCAACACAGGCTCTTTAATAGCAGTATTAATCGTTTTTCGCAAGGATCTTATTCGTTTAACACAAAACGGTTTACGTTACATATTACAAAAAGATAGAGATGCTGAAGCAACAGCTGATTTTCAATTTATTATATTTTTAATTATCGCCACGATTCCTACTGGAGTATTGGGTTTTTTACTTGAAGATTATATTAGTGAAAAATTGAGTCAACCAGTTATTGTAGGTTACACATTATTAATTACTGGGGCAGCATTATGGGTTATTCGAAATATTCATGGAAAAAAGAATGATGGAGACTTAACCGTAAAAGATGCGTTGATTGTTGGCGCAGCACAGGCTGTCTCTCTTATACCGGGAATTAGCCGCTCAGGCGCAACTATTGTTGCTGCTATGCTTGTCGGAATGAAGCGGGAAACTGCTTTTCGTTTTTCGTTTTTATTATACATCCCGGTTAGTCTTGGAGTTTCAATATTAGGTTTTAGTGATATTATTAGTGATGATAAATTCAATACGTTAATGATTCCGTATGTGATTGCATTTCTTGCAGCAATTATCGCTTCTTATTTTGCCTTAAAATGGTTTGCGAATATCATGGCTAAAGGAAATTTAAAATATTTTAGCATTTATTGTTTTATTGTTGGTATCCTTGCGATTATTTTTTTATAA
- a CDS encoding metal-sulfur cluster assembly factor has product MDEALKENLWGALENVIDPELGIDIVNLGLIYDVELNDEGLCKVTMTLTAMGCPLAGHIEQDIKHALADIPEVKETEVNIVWDPPWGKDKMSRYAKIALGIPD; this is encoded by the coding sequence ATGGATGAAGCTCTTAAAGAAAACCTTTGGGGTGCTTTAGAAAATGTTATTGATCCTGAATTAGGCATAGATATTGTCAATTTAGGTTTAATATATGACGTGGAACTAAACGATGAGGGCTTATGTAAGGTTACAATGACACTTACTGCAATGGGCTGTCCTCTTGCTGGTCATATTGAGCAGGATATCAAACATGCCTTAGCCGATATACCAGAAGTAAAAGAGACAGAAGTAAATATTGTATGGGATCCTCCTTGGGGCAAAGATAAAATGTCACGTTATGCAAAAATTGCATTAGGTATTCCAGATTAA